CCGCCCGCCACGGCGGCGGGCCTGAGGTGGTGCTGAACGTCGGCCACGCCGACATCACCGACCTGTCCACCAACCCGGCCGAGCACCCGCTTGACGGTGCCGTGATCGTACTGGGCTGGGGCCGATGACAGCGGCCGACGACTACGCCGACTACGTCCTGCTGAAAGAGCCGTACGTGGCCGCCATCCGGGCGGCCGGTGCGGTCCCCTGGTGGTTTGACGACGCCGCCACCGCGTCCCACCACAAACCGAGAGGCACGAAATGAGCACCGATGCACCCAACACCCACCCCACACCCGCCGAGCCACCAGCGGCCGACTCTGCCCCGGAAACCAGCACGCCCGAAGGTGGTGCTGCCGATCCCGCCGGGGACGGTGCTAGCCCGCCACAGGCGGGCGACGCTGACCCCAAGTTCCCGCGTGAGCAGCGGTACCGCGTCGAGCGGAACGAGGCCCGCGCCCATATCGAGGCCCTTCAGCTCCGCGAGGTCGAGCGGATCGCGGCCGAGCACCTGGCGCAGCCCGGCGACCTAATGGAGCTGGGCGGGGTCGAACTCGCCGCGTTCGTGGACGACGCCGGGTTCGTGCGCCCCGAGGCCGTCGCCGAGGCGGTCGGCAAGCTCATCGTGTCCCGGCCCGGTCTGGCCAAGAATCCCCGCGTGGCGGCCACCGACCCGACGCAAGGCCGAGGCGGTGGTCCGCTCGCACCCTCGGCGCCGACTTCGTTCGACGGCATGTTCGCCCCCGTCTAGGGCGGGTGGCATCCCCGTTTGGAACCGTAGGCCGGGTTCGATTCCCGGCCGGGGAGCGAGCCCAGGTGTCCACGTCAGTGGCGTGGACGTCCAGCCTGGGATCGAATGCGTCAGTGGCGCAAACTAGTTGGCATTCCGCCGACTGGTAGGTATGGGTCAGTGGCCCGTCCTTGAATCCGGGGCCTCAACCAAAAGGGTTGGGGCCATTGTCGTTTCAAGGAGAAACACACATGTCAGTAACAAACGCCGGTCTGGACCAGGCATTCACTCCTGAGTCCTACGGCAAGCTGGTCGACATCGTCATCGAGACGAACTCGACCGCGTTCAACCCGGCCGTGGCTACCGTGCTGAACATCTCCTCGGAGTCGATCCGTATCCCGCTGCTCACCAGCGACGTGGATTCCGGGTGGTACAACGAGCTGGACAGCATCACGGCCGACGACCCCACCACAGACGAGCTGGTGGTAGCCCCCAAGGGCGTCAAGGCCTACACCCTCGTGTCCAACGAGAGTGTTGCCGACACCGACCCCGCTATCGCGAACCTGATCGGAAATTCGATCGGGCGATCGATCGCGAAGAAGATCGACGCGGCGTTCTTCAGCCTGTCGGCGGTCTCCAAGGGGCCTCAGCTCCCGATGGGCGTCACGGCCTACAGCTACGTTGACATCGCTGTGGCGAGCGCGACTTTCGATCACGTCAAGGACGGTATCAAGCTCGCGAAGGACAACGGTGCTGAGCCGACCGCGGTCATCATCAACCCGTCGGTCGAGGTGACCTGGCGCAAGA
The nucleotide sequence above comes from Mycobacterium pseudokansasii. Encoded proteins:
- a CDS encoding phage major capsid protein, encoding MSVTNAGLDQAFTPESYGKLVDIVIETNSTAFNPAVATVLNISSESIRIPLLTSDVDSGWYNELDSITADDPTTDELVVAPKGVKAYTLVSNESVADTDPAIANLIGNSIGRSIAKKIDAAFFSLSAVSKGPQLPMGVTAYSYVDIAVASATFDHVKDGIKLAKDNGAEPTAVIINPSVEVTWRKIKTATGYTSYLVQDVPLATEQRAAGYAGFTISGVPVIVNRAVDALTAAWIVDATQVFTVRRQGTQIVTDKSSAFQQDGTAVRGVARVDFGVTNPAGVVRLFDYA